In a genomic window of Paracoccaceae bacterium:
- a CDS encoding DUF6280 family protein → MKDFVDGTAFNNEQGNRARKLFAAVVLAALDDAIADDKKYGNGPEQIARWARSRDGREVLSCAGIDPNERVVTGLMDFVGKGVRTSVALSREESERRNAAQQAEAA, encoded by the coding sequence ATGAAGGATTTCGTTGACGGCACGGCCTTTAATAACGAGCAAGGCAACCGTGCACGTAAACTTTTTGCAGCCGTGGTACTGGCAGCATTGGACGACGCAATTGCGGACGATAAGAAATATGGAAATGGACCTGAGCAGATCGCACGCTGGGCGCGCTCCAGAGATGGGCGCGAAGTGCTGAGCTGTGCTGGCATTGATCCCAATGAGCGGGTTGTGACTGGCTTGATGGACTTTGTAGGAAAAGGCGTACGGACGTCGGTTGCACTGTCTCGAGAGGAATCCGAGCGCAGAAATGCCGCTCAACAAGCGGAAGCCGCATAG
- a CDS encoding cobalamin biosynthesis protein CobQ, producing MNTPAHLLIGAAAFGRGPQKAVVWAAFAGALLPDLSLYVLAGSALFVFGLSPDVVFNDLYYSDAWQTIFAIDNSFLIWGAAFGVALWYRKPWAIALSGAGLLHLCLDFPLHHDDGRAHFWPVTRWVFESPFSYWDRAHCGLWFAPLGAFFAVIAATALWRRKHGWPVTGLVGVLLLAELWVVSQWMFFFTDS from the coding sequence ATGAATACGCCCGCACATCTGCTGATTGGTGCCGCAGCGTTTGGACGAGGGCCGCAGAAAGCGGTCGTCTGGGCGGCCTTTGCGGGCGCGCTTTTACCTGACCTTTCGCTTTATGTATTGGCTGGTAGCGCATTGTTTGTGTTTGGCCTATCGCCGGACGTGGTGTTCAACGATTTATACTATTCGGATGCGTGGCAGACGATCTTCGCTATTGATAATTCCTTCTTGATCTGGGGCGCGGCTTTTGGGGTTGCCTTATGGTACCGAAAGCCTTGGGCCATAGCGCTATCGGGGGCAGGTTTGTTACATCTTTGTCTTGATTTTCCGCTCCATCATGACGATGGACGTGCCCATTTCTGGCCGGTTACAAGATGGGTATTTGAGAGCCCGTTCAGCTACTGGGATCGCGCGCACTGTGGGTTATGGTTTGCCCCGCTTGGTGCGTTTTTCGCAGTTATAGCCGCAACCGCCCTGTGGCGACGTAAACATGGCTGGCCGGTTACGGGATTGGTTGGTGTTCTACTGCTTGCAGAGCTTTGGGTGGTCAGCCAATGGATGTTTTTCTTTACCGACAGCTGA
- a CDS encoding cobyric acid synthase, which yields MSQAIMIQGAGSNVGKSMIVAGLARAFTRRGLAVRPFKPQNMSNNAAVTTDGGEIGRAQALQARAAGVAPHTDMNPVLLKPQTNTGAQIIVQGQVFGAQDARDFGAAKDRLMPFVLESFDRLGQTCDLVLVEGAGSPAETNLRARDIANMGFAQAAQVPVVLMGDIDRGGVIAQLVGTQAVLDSSDNALIKAFSVNKFRGDVQLFDKGRDDVIARTGWPCVGVIPWFANAHQLPAEDVADLPARTRSKGRGLKIVVPQLPRISNFDDLDPLAGEPDVELVIVPGGTPLPADADVVLLVGSKATLADLGALRDEGWDIDIAAHLRRGGHVLGLCGGYQILGNTIADPDGLEGTPGSAKGLGHLNVDTVLQPRKTLSLTEGIHMPSGAFLSGYEIHMGRTIGPDCDRAWLQLDDGVQGAASENGLVQGCYLHGLFNSDTFRAAWLAQFDLTSKTSYDQTVETTLDALADHLEKHMDLDLLLSLAAPCRPRQA from the coding sequence GTGAGCCAGGCAATAATGATCCAAGGCGCGGGCAGCAATGTCGGCAAATCCATGATCGTGGCAGGCTTGGCACGCGCTTTCACACGCCGGGGTCTGGCTGTGCGGCCCTTTAAACCGCAGAATATGTCGAACAATGCCGCTGTGACGACGGATGGCGGTGAAATCGGTCGCGCCCAGGCTTTGCAGGCGCGTGCAGCAGGTGTTGCACCACATACGGATATGAACCCGGTTTTATTGAAGCCGCAAACCAATACCGGCGCTCAAATCATTGTTCAGGGTCAGGTTTTTGGTGCGCAGGATGCACGCGATTTCGGGGCCGCAAAAGATAGGCTGATGCCTTTCGTTCTGGAAAGTTTTGATCGTCTCGGACAAACATGCGATCTGGTATTAGTAGAGGGCGCAGGCAGCCCTGCGGAAACCAATCTTCGGGCGCGCGACATCGCGAATATGGGGTTCGCGCAGGCGGCTCAGGTGCCGGTTGTCCTGATGGGCGACATTGATCGCGGCGGTGTCATTGCACAACTCGTCGGCACACAGGCCGTTCTCGACAGTTCCGACAATGCACTCATAAAAGCCTTTTCTGTCAATAAATTCCGGGGCGATGTTCAACTTTTTGACAAAGGGCGGGACGACGTCATTGCACGCACCGGATGGCCCTGTGTTGGTGTCATCCCCTGGTTTGCAAACGCCCACCAGTTGCCTGCCGAAGATGTCGCGGACTTGCCTGCGCGCACCCGTTCCAAGGGACGAGGACTTAAAATCGTTGTACCGCAGTTGCCACGCATATCAAACTTTGACGACCTCGACCCACTCGCGGGCGAACCGGACGTAGAGCTTGTGATCGTACCTGGCGGCACACCCTTGCCTGCCGATGCCGATGTGGTTTTGCTGGTAGGTAGCAAGGCCACGCTCGCAGATCTTGGGGCCCTGCGTGATGAAGGCTGGGACATCGACATTGCCGCACATTTGAGGCGTGGTGGCCATGTCCTCGGTCTGTGCGGAGGTTATCAGATTTTAGGAAACACGATCGCAGACCCGGACGGATTGGAAGGGACGCCCGGCTCCGCCAAGGGCCTTGGCCATCTGAATGTAGATACTGTGCTCCAACCGCGAAAAACGTTAAGTTTGACTGAGGGTATTCACATGCCAAGCGGCGCTTTTCTCAGCGGATATGAAATCCATATGGGCCGGACGATCGGCCCGGATTGCGACCGCGCATGGTTGCAGTTGGATGATGGTGTGCAGGGCGCAGCGTCAGAAAACGGGCTGGTACAAGGGTGCTATCTCCACGGCTTGTTCAATTCAGATACGTTTCGCGCGGCTTGGTTGGCGCAGTTCGATCTGACCTCAAAAACGTCTTATGATCAGACTGTAGAGACCACCCTCGATGCATTGGCTGATCACCTTGAAAAACACATGGATCTGGATCTGCTGCTTTCTTTGGCCGCCCCGTGTCGACCTCGGCAAGCATAG
- a CDS encoding TolC family outer membrane protein — protein MGEMKNTVGLRRMYRGVAMSVGMIAIFAGQDLRSETLADALIGAYETSGLLEQNRALLRAADEDVATAIAALRPIISYTASIGRDFGDRDSRTATGLPTTTNLENTTATVGLSASLLLFDNGATALGAEAAKETVLATRQQLISIEQNVLIRAVEAYLNVFAFREFVELRQNNLRLLTQELRAAQDRFEVGEVTRTDVAQAESSLADSRSGLATAQGDLIQAAEEYRSVIGRTPGDLAPPPSLPQLDSNVENARAFAVQNHPDLRAAQHLVAVAELNIMRSKAALSPTISAIGSLSLSEDLGSIADSESGTVGVELTGPIYNGGALSSGIRSSMASRDAQRGSLLDTRKTISQNVGSAYAALSAQRASLQASEERIRAARIAFEGVREEATLGARTTLDVLDAEQELLDAETSRISAQANLYIAAYSVLQSTGRLTAKDLSLDVQLYDPNAYYDLVKDAPIPSSAQGQQLDRVLRALQKN, from the coding sequence ATGGGCGAGATGAAAAATACGGTTGGTTTGCGAAGAATGTATCGTGGTGTGGCGATGTCCGTTGGCATGATAGCCATATTTGCCGGACAGGATCTGAGATCAGAAACGCTGGCGGATGCGCTAATCGGCGCTTATGAAACCAGCGGACTTTTGGAGCAAAACCGCGCTTTACTGCGTGCAGCCGACGAGGATGTGGCGACCGCGATCGCGGCCCTGAGACCAATTATCAGCTACACGGCCAGTATTGGGCGTGATTTTGGCGACCGCGATTCCCGTACGGCCACCGGGTTACCCACAACGACAAATCTGGAAAACACCACAGCTACGGTTGGGCTTTCAGCTTCATTGCTCTTGTTTGACAACGGCGCGACGGCGCTTGGTGCTGAAGCGGCAAAAGAGACCGTATTGGCGACGCGACAGCAATTGATCAGTATTGAGCAAAACGTGTTGATCCGCGCGGTTGAAGCCTATTTAAACGTGTTTGCTTTCAGAGAATTCGTCGAGTTGCGCCAGAACAACCTGCGCCTGCTGACACAGGAATTGCGCGCGGCCCAAGATCGTTTTGAAGTCGGCGAAGTTACAAGGACAGACGTCGCACAGGCGGAATCCAGTCTCGCAGATTCTCGCAGCGGTCTGGCAACAGCGCAGGGGGACCTCATTCAAGCGGCAGAGGAATATCGCAGCGTTATCGGGCGTACGCCCGGCGATTTGGCACCGCCACCCTCCTTGCCCCAATTGGACAGCAATGTTGAGAACGCGCGCGCTTTCGCAGTGCAAAACCACCCGGATTTGCGCGCTGCACAGCATCTGGTGGCTGTTGCCGAGCTCAACATCATGCGTTCAAAAGCGGCTTTGAGCCCGACGATTTCAGCCATTGGATCCCTGAGTTTATCAGAAGACCTTGGCTCGATCGCTGACTCGGAATCGGGCACAGTGGGCGTTGAATTGACTGGTCCGATCTATAACGGCGGCGCGCTGTCATCTGGAATTCGTTCTTCAATGGCGTCCCGGGACGCGCAGCGCGGCAGCTTGCTGGATACGCGCAAAACGATTTCACAGAACGTGGGATCTGCCTATGCGGCACTTTCCGCGCAACGGGCCAGCCTTCAGGCCAGTGAGGAGCGCATCCGCGCCGCACGCATCGCCTTTGAGGGTGTGCGCGAAGAAGCCACCTTAGGCGCCCGGACAACTTTGGATGTTTTGGACGCGGAGCAAGAGCTTTTGGACGCAGAGACGTCACGTATCTCGGCGCAGGCCAATCTCTACATCGCGGCCTATTCTGTGTTGCAATCGACTGGTCGGCTGACTGCGAAGGACCTATCCTTGGATGTTCAGCTATATGATCCAAATGCTTACTATGATCTGGTAAAAGACGCGCCCATCCCATCTTCCGCACAAGGCCAGCAACTGGACCGGGTTTTGCGCGCGCTTCAAAAGAACTGA
- a CDS encoding methyltransferase domain-containing protein: MSEFAARRTMMVDTQVRPSDVTKFPIIDAMLTIPRENFVPAAQREAAYMDGNLDLGGGRVLLEPRTLAKMLDALDISNDDLVIDIGSAMGYSAAVIAHMAAAVVAVENDETLLSEAQEALMDAGIDNVILHQADLAEGALQHGPYDVMIVQGGIQQLPMTLQDQIKEGGRVACLYMQGALGEVRIGHKQGGRLSWRMSFNAGAPVLSGFAKEKAFEF, encoded by the coding sequence ATGAGCGAATTCGCCGCCCGCCGTACGATGATGGTTGATACGCAAGTCAGGCCATCAGATGTGACGAAATTTCCAATTATTGATGCAATGCTGACTATACCGCGCGAGAATTTTGTGCCTGCGGCCCAACGCGAAGCAGCTTACATGGATGGGAACCTCGACCTCGGCGGTGGGCGGGTTCTGCTTGAGCCGCGCACTTTGGCAAAAATGCTGGATGCACTGGATATTTCGAATGATGATTTGGTTATAGATATCGGCAGCGCCATGGGCTATTCGGCGGCAGTTATTGCGCATATGGCGGCTGCTGTGGTTGCGGTGGAAAACGACGAAACTTTGCTTTCTGAGGCGCAAGAAGCACTTATGGACGCTGGTATCGACAATGTGATCCTACATCAGGCCGATCTGGCTGAAGGCGCACTTCAGCATGGTCCATATGATGTGATGATTGTCCAAGGTGGCATCCAGCAACTTCCCATGACACTTCAGGATCAGATCAAAGAAGGGGGCCGCGTAGCCTGCCTATACATGCAAGGCGCTCTGGGCGAAGTGCGGATCGGCCACAAGCAAGGTGGCCGTCTATCCTGGCGTATGTCATTCAATGCAGGAGCCCCGGTGCTCTCCGGGTTTGCTAAAGAAAAAGCGTTTGAATTCTAA